A single genomic interval of Zingiber officinale cultivar Zhangliang chromosome 4A, Zo_v1.1, whole genome shotgun sequence harbors:
- the LOC121973810 gene encoding probable serine/threonine-protein kinase WNK11, whose translation MPCVRPDPADKDAEPFVEIDPTGRYGRYDDLLGAGAVKRVYRGFDQEEGIEVAWNQVKLRIFREDQPMMDRLFAEVRLLRSLRHENIITLYSVWTDDEGNTLNFITEVCTSGDLREYRKKHRQVSIKALKKWSRQILMGLEYLHNHEPCIIHRDLNCSNVFINGNVGQVKIGDLGLAAIVGKSHAAHSILGTPEFMAPELYDEDYTEQVDIYSFGMCVLELVTREIPYSECDSVAKIYRKVTAGVRPAAMDKVKDPEVRAFIERCLAKPRARPSTSELLRDPFFLGLDDDCYNAALHEPPLPQPRPRPATDAVAISSRSIA comes from the exons ATGCCGTGCGTTAGGCCCGATCCGGCGGACAAAGACGCTGAGCCGTTCGTGGAGATCGATCCCACTGGGCGGTACGGGAGGTACGACGATTTGCTGGGCGCTGGTGCTGTGAAGCGGGTGTACCGTGGATTCGACCAGGAGGAGGGCATCGAAGTGGCGTGGAACCAGGTGAAGCTCAGGATCTTCAGGGAGGACCAGCCGATGATGGATCGGCTGTTTGCCGAGGTGCGGCTTCTGCGGTCGCTGCGGCACGAGAACATCATCACGCTGTACAGCGTGTGGACGGACGACGAGGGCAACACGCTCAATTTCATCACTGAGGTCTGCACCTCCGGCGACCTCCGCGAGTACCGGAAGAAGCATCGCCAGGTTTCGATCAAGGCTCTCAAGAAGTGGTCGCGGCAGATACTGATGGGCCTCGAGTATCTGCACAACCATGAGCCCTGCATCATTCACCGCGATCTCAACTGCTCCAACGTCTTCATCAATGGCAACGTCGGCCAG GTGAAGATAGGGGACCTTGGGCTAGCAGCGATCGTCGGGAAGAGCCACGCAGCACACTCCATTCTCGGCACGCCGGAGTTTATGGCGCCGGAGCTGTACGACGAGGACTACACGGAGCAGGTAGACATCTACTCGTTCGGGATGTGCGTGCTGGAGTTGGTGACGCGCGAGATCCCCTATAGCGAGTGCGACAGCGTCGCCAAGATCTACCGGAAGGTGACCGCCGGGGTGCGGCCGGCCGCCATGGACAAGGTCAAGGACCCCGAAGTCCGGGCCTTCATCGAGCGCTGCCTTGCCAAACCGCGCGCTCGCCCTTCCACCTCCGAACTCCTCAGGGACCCGTTCTTCCTCGGCCTGGACGACGACTGCTACAACGCTGCCCTGCATGAACCACCTCTACCTCAGCCCCGCCCCCGGCCGGCGACAGACGCCGTCGCAATCTCCTCCCGCAGTATTGCATGA